The following coding sequences lie in one Frigoribacterium sp. SL97 genomic window:
- a CDS encoding DUF262 domain-containing protein: MTQSTLPFDGPLANLYLQAFSYSPKHFTLDETRDLFDLNPPYQRASVWDDDRRRLLVRSLLLGIPVGAIILNKASDTVAMDVRPYTVIDGKQRIEALRAFVDDELAIPLSWVDDEHILRSAPVDGWPVPGVRWSDLNIVFQRRFYMRSFAVVEATGKTLQEQAEIFRLINAGGVDQTAVDLARAAAIEQR; this comes from the coding sequence ATGACGCAGAGCACTCTCCCGTTCGACGGCCCGCTGGCCAACCTCTACCTGCAGGCCTTCTCCTACTCGCCGAAGCACTTCACGCTCGACGAGACCCGGGACCTGTTCGACCTGAACCCGCCGTACCAGCGCGCGAGCGTCTGGGATGACGACCGCCGCCGACTTTTGGTCCGGAGCCTCTTGCTCGGGATCCCGGTCGGCGCCATCATCCTCAACAAGGCCTCCGACACCGTCGCCATGGACGTCCGCCCGTACACGGTCATCGACGGCAAGCAGCGCATCGAAGCGCTCCGCGCCTTCGTCGACGACGAGCTCGCCATCCCCCTCAGCTGGGTCGACGACGAGCACATCCTCCGCAGCGCCCCCGTCGACGGTTGGCCCGTGCCGGGCGTCCGCTGGTCCGACCTCAACATCGTCTTCCAGCGCCGCTTCTACATGCGCTCCTTCGCCGTCGTCGAAGCGACCGGCAAGACCCTCCAGGAGCAGGCCGAGATCTTCCGCCTCATCAACGCCGGCGGTGTCGACCAGACGGCCGTAGACCTCGCTCGCGCCGCCGCCATCGAGCAGCGCTGA